Genomic window (Ailuropoda melanoleuca isolate Jingjing chromosome 7, ASM200744v2, whole genome shotgun sequence):
TTCCATGGATGacccaggaagagagaaatgacataaaatgacagaaaaactGACCCACATTATTCCCAGATCTCACGCTGTATTCTTCTTCACTTCAGAGGTGCTGACTTCTCTTATTTCTGCCCCCACCTGCTCCATTGTGGCCTCTGCTTATGCATTCCACCAAACCTACTCTCATGAAGGGCAGTAAAGGCATCTATTCTTCTGACTTAGCAGGCAATTTCAACCCACATCTTCTAGGAATCCAATGACGTCACCAAACACACTTATTTCCTTAAATACACTCATCAGCATCCTCTCTCATTACCCATGTACTGTATGGCCAGGAGTCCACTGTCTTCTCTGTGgctcttctgtcccctccctttAACGGTTGGAGAGCCTCAGAATCAAGTTTATGTCTGTTTCTCAGACTACACGGTCTCCCCGCAGGACCACCTCTGTTTCTGGCTTTCCGCTAGATATGGACCTCAGCCATGGCGTTTCTTGTCAAATGCTGGCTCACCTCTCCCCTGACACTGGACATTTGTGCCTCCATGACTACCAGTCACCTGTCGAGGGGTCCACAGCTTTCATGTGTACTTCCTGACCTCCATTCTAGTAGCAAGTGAGAGAActcacttccttcccttctttattATAACACTAAGTATGAGGATTGTTTTTAGATTCTTATTCCTACAACAACCAAAGATATAGATATCAGGACCATATTTGTCATGTCCTATAACCTAAGGGCAATGTACAACTTTTGTTAGAGAAGTCAGTTGTTCCTTCTGATGTTAATATAATATGACGGAGAAATGCATTCTGCCATCCATTTTTCAATCAAACTGCACAATTAGAATTAGTGttactctttaaaaagaatgcCAGTAGTAAAAGTTCAATaaagagggctgcctgggtgtctcagttgattaggtgtctgccttcagatcatgtcatgatctcagggtcctgagatggagccccaccttgggctccctgccccggaaggagtctgctcttccctctctctcttcccctcgcccctgcttctgctctctctctctctctctctctctcactctctctttctcaaatgaataaaatcttttttaaaagttcaataaagaaacaaattataaactgattaaagatttatttattatatttgtatttattgtattCTGGAACATAAGGGGTACataatcatatataaaaatctgaatcttataaatatttacataaataagtatttaaatagataaataaacacgAGCATGGTCATCCGTAAGCAACTACTGCTTGTAGAGTTGACATGTTTTGGAAACACTTGAGAAATCGACTCTGTTCATGTCACCAGGACAGCAGAAATGAGAGTCTTTGACATGGTGGACTCGGTCGGGAAAGTGTGATATTCTTAGTCAGAGAGATTCACTTCCGTGTTGAAATGGGTCTCATTTCTTGCGCCTTAGTCCTTCTTGCAAGATCGCTGATGAAAACAAGGAGCTCGTGATTTCTGCTCTGACAGTCTCCCAGGCACAAGGGCTGTATTGCTTCTCTTGCAGGTAGAGGGAGATTCTTTGGAAGTAGTTCCTCAGGATGGAGTCCACATTCCTGACGGGAGTCTCTCCCACTCCCGCCGCCTGCATGGGACAGGCTTCCAGGACGCTCAGCTGCTCAGAAAGTCCCGAGCAGAATTCCTCTAGGAGGGTCCTGTTCCAAGCAGCAGATGAGGGCTCTGTGCAGAAGACGTGGAAGATCTTCTGGTCCATCACATGCACGACCGAGAGGGCTTGAGCCTTCTGCAACTGCTTGCCATCAACCACCTCCTTGGGGAAGGCAAAGTCATGTGTGTACCCGTCACAAGAGCTAGCAGACATTCTCTTCATTTGTCCCAGGAGCGTCAAGGCCCTCCAGGCAAACAGGCCATGGTTCTGAGGCAGGTCACAtcccagagagcagagggagttGCCGCTGAGCACCACCAGGGCCACCaagaaggagaagggcagggccATTGGGGATCCTGCAGAGGCTGCTGGCCTGGCTGGGGTGGGCAAGTCTGAGTGGGAACCGTGGCTCTAGGTTCTCTGAGCATCTTGCCTCGTGCGTGTGCCTTAAGTAGGGGACATAGGAGTTTTCAGTTTCTGAACGTTTCCCTTgctttctacttctctttttgctttccttATGCACTTTCTACTTGGGTTTAGAGCATGGGTTTCtcacccatttcttttccttattgccCCCTTCCTTCAgattcttttgaatatttatgtaaGTGAACTTTCCAAGAAAATTTAGTTACTGGATCTATGtacagtgtatatgtatatatatatatatatagttgtattTATATCTCTgctttatagagaaaaaaatattgtacaTTTTACTCTGTTTATTCAATTCAGAGCTAacaatgagtaaaaaaaaatttagagtttcactgatttattttaggaagagagagagagacagagggagtgcTAGTGAGGGGCACAGGGTGAGGATCTTGAAGCTGACTCCCTATGGAGCAGGAAGGTCAATGGAGGGCTTGATGCCTGGGTGgacacatgagatcatgacctaagctgaaaacaagagccagatgcttaactgact
Coding sequences:
- the LOC100478321 gene encoding interferon alpha-1/2, giving the protein MALPFSFLVALVVLSGNSLCSLGCDLPQNHGLFAWRALTLLGQMKRMSASSCDGYTHDFAFPKEVVDGKQLQKAQALSVVHVMDQKIFHVFCTEPSSAAWNRTLLEEFCSGLSEQLSVLEACPMQAAGVGETPVRNVDSILRNYFQRISLYLQEKQYSPCAWETVRAEITSSLFSSAILQEGLRRKK